Below is a genomic region from Mycolicibacter hiberniae.
AATAACACCTATCCGGCCGAATTTCTGTCGGAAAACCTGCAGATCCAGCTCAACCTGCTCGACGCAGCGGCTGCTGCGCGGGTGCCGCGCCTGCTTTTTCTCGGCTCTTCGTGCATCTATCCGAAGTACAGCCTGCAGCCCATCAATGAGAGCGCACTGCTCACCGGCCGCCTGGAGCCGACAAACGACGCATACGCGATCGCGAAGATCGCCGGAATCCTGCAGGTTCAGGCAGTCCGGCGTCAGTTCGGCCTTTCGTGGATCTCTGCGATGCCGACCAATCTCTATGGTCCCGGTGACAACTTCGCGCGATTCGGCTCGCATCTGCTGCCGGCCCTGATCCGCCGGTATGAAGAAGCCAGAGCGCAAGGCGCCCTGGAGGTGACCAACTGGGGCAGCGGAACCCCGCGGCGGGAGCTGCTGCATGTCGACGACCTTGCGAGTGCGTGTCTTTACATTCTGGAGCACTTCGACAGCCCCACTCACGTCAATGTGGGCACTGGCGTGGACCACACCATCGCCGAGATCGCCCGGATCGTTGCCGACGCAGTCGGTTACCGAGGTGAAACCCGCTGGGATACCGGCAAGCCGGATGGAATGCCGCGCAAACTGCTGGACGTCTCTGTTTTGGCGGATGCGGGGTGGCGGTCGGAGATCGGGCTGCGTGACGGTATCGAGTCGACGGTGGCGTGGTACCGCGACAACGCCGAGATGGCGAGGAGATGATCATGCGCATCTGCATCGTCAGTCTCAACTATGAGCCGGAGGAGTCCGGTATCGCTCCGTATACCACCGGCATGGCGGTAGGCCTGGCCGAGCGAGGGCACGACGTCGAGATTCTCACCGGCCTGCCGCATTACCCGCAGTGGCGCGTCAACCCGGCATACCGTGGCCTGTCCGGAACCCTCAAAGCGATAAACGGGGTTGTCGTACGACGTTTCGCGCACTACGTGCCCGCGGAATCTACGCTGCGCAACCGGCTGAAGTTGGAAGCCAGCTTCGGTGCCCGGGTGGTGTCGGCGGGTTGGAGCAAGCCGGAACTTGTGCTCACCGTCAGCCCGGCACTGGTCGCCAGCGCGATGGTCATCGCCCGGGCGAGGGCTGCCGGCATTCCGGTGGGCCTGATCGTTCAGGACCTGTACGGCAAGGGAGTGGTCGAGACTGCTTCCATGCCTGCGCGGATGGCGGCGCTGGCAGTGCGGTTTGAAGGTGCTGTCCTGAGTAGCGCGACGGGAACAGCCGTCGTGCACGACCATTTCGCAGACGCGGCGATCAAGATGGGCGTGGGTCGCAAGCGAATCGTCGTCATCCGGAACTGGACGCACATCGAACCGCCCCAGGCGGTGAACACGTCGGAAGTGCGCCGCAGGCATGGATGGCGGTCGCGGGAACGCATCGTTTTGCACAGCGGGAACATGGGTTTGAAGCAGGGCCTGGAAAATGTTGTCGCTGCGGCCCGATTGGCCGACGAACGTGGTGTCGACATCCGGTTCGTGCTGTTGGGTGACGGCAACCAGCGCAAGTGCCTGCAACAGTTGGCCAAAGATGTGCAGCGGCTGGAATTCAAGGATCCGTTACCGGCCGACGAGTATCGCCAGGTGCTGGCGTGCGCTGATGTTCTCCTGGTCAACGAACGGCCCGGTGTGGGGCAGATGGCGGTACCGAGCAAGTTGACGTCCTACTTCTCCGCGGGCCGGCCGGTCCTGGCCGCTACCGACGCCAACGGTGTGACCGCTGCGGAGGTCCGGGACTCGGGGGCCGGGCTCGTGATCCCCGCCGGCGATCCCGCGGCTCTGCTGGGGACGGCCGTTGGTCTGGCTGACAGCGCGGAATTCGGAGTGGGGCTTGGTCGTTCCGGCCAGCGCTACGCGCAGCGCCTGCTGAGTCGGGAACGGGCGCTGGACGCATACGAAGCCTGGTGCCACGGGTTGACCCGCACTCCGCCGGTTGCAACGCAGTATCGCGGCAACGGTTCGGCTGCCCGGGCTACCCGGCACCGACCGTTTCGCCGCCTGCCGGTAATGCCGGCGCGCGGGGATCTCAAACCGGCGTCCGGCACCTGACAGCGATGCCGACCGAGGGCATCCGAGCGTGAACCCCTTTCATCAGAGAGAGGAATCGACATGATTGATGTCGCTATCGTGGGGATCGGTTGCCGGTTGCCGGGCAAGGTGAGCGATCCCAACCAGCTGTGGGAGTTCCTGCTCTCCCGGGGAAGCGGGATTGTCGAGGTGCCTGCGGACCGTTGGAAACTGGACCGCTACTACGACCCCGAGCCGGACATGCCCGGCCGGATGTACGTTCGCAGCGGCGGGTTTTTGCAGGAATCGTTGTGGGACTTCGATCCCGAATTCTTTGGGATTGCGCCGGTAGAAGCCTCGATCATGGACCCTCAGCAGCGGCTGCTGCTGGAGGTCAGCCAGGAAGCGATGGACGACGCCGGGGTTTCCGGCCGGGTAGCCGGCCGGCCGGTCGGCGTTTACGTGGGCGCCTTCACCGCCGACAACATGACGATCCGCCGCCAGCCGCTCAGCCGGACCGCGATAAATTCCCACACTGCCACCGCGGGCTCGTTCACCATGCTGTCCAACCGGATCTCCTACGTCTATGACCTGCGTGGACCGAGTATGACCATCGACACGGCCTGCTCGTCTTCGCTGGTCGCCTTGCATGAAGCCACCCAGGCGATCGCTCGTGGCGAGATCGAGTTGGCTCTGGTCGGCGGGGTGAACGCGATGCTCACCCCGGAGACCTTCATCGAGATGTGCAAGGGCCGGTTTCTCTCCGCGGACGGACACTGCAAAACCTTTGATGCCGCCGCCGACGGTTATGCACGAGGCGAAGGAGCCGGAATCATCGTGCTCAAGCCGCTTGCGGACGCGACCCGCGATCAGGACCGCGTCTATGCGGTCATCCGGGCCACCGGTGTCAATCAGGACGGACGCACATCGGGCATCACGGTGCCCAATCCCCAGGCGCAGGCAGACCTCATCCGGCGGGTGACCGCGGAGGCGGGTCTTCGGCCCGAGCAGATCGGTTACCTCGAGGCGCACGGCACCGGTACCGCCGTCGGCGATCCGCTGGAGATGGCCGCGCTGGGCCAGACCCTGGGGCACGTCGAAGGCCGCACCACCGACCTGGTCGTCGGATCGATCAAGAATTCGATCGGCCATCTCGAAGCCGCAGCCGGGGTTGCCGGCGTGATCAAGGCGGCACTCACCCTGCACCACCGCCAACTGGCGCCGCAGGCCAGCCTGAACCAGCTGAATCCGGCCATTCCGTTCGACGAGTACCGCCTGCGGGTGATCACCGAGGCCGAAGCATTTCCGGCGGGGTACGCCACAGCGGCGGCGTCGGTGAACGGCTTTGGCTACGGCGGTACCAACGCGCACGCGGTGCTGGTGGAGGCGCCCAAGCCGCCCCGGGCGGCCGTTCGGAGGGCCCCCGCCCGGGTATTGCCGGTGTCCGGTCGCAACGCCGACGGCGCCCGTCGGCTGGCCGAGGAGTTGTTGCCGCTGGTCGCCGATCCCAGCGTGGATCCGGTTGCGTTGGCCGACACCATGTGGTCGCGTCGATCGCACCGCCATTACCGGTTCGCCGTGCCGTTCGGTGACCGCGACGACCTGCTTGCCCGGCTGACCTCGGTGGCCGATGGCTCGGTGACCGGCGGCCGTACCGTCACCGAGGGCAGGGCCCCGGTGTTCGTCTTCAGCGGAATGGGTCCGCAGTGGTGGCGGATGGGTCGCGACCTGCTCACCGCAGGCGGGCCCTTCGCCTGTGCCGCAGCCGAGGTCGACGAGTTGTTCGCCGATCTGGCCGGCTGGTCGTTGATCGACGAACTGCGCCGGGATGAATCCGATTCCCGGGTGGCCAGCACAGCCGTCGCTCAATCGGCGAACTTTCTCGTACAGATCGGACTGACCGCAGAGCTGGCGCATTACGGGGTCGTTCCCCAGGCGGTCGTCGGGCACAGCGTCGGCGAGGTCAGCGCGGCCTATGTCAGCGGCATGCTCAGCCTGGACGACGCGGTCAAGGTCAGCTACTACCGCTCCCGGCTGGCCACGCTGGCCGTCGGATCGGGAGGAATGCTCGCCGTGGGCCTCAGCGAGGCGGAGGTGCTGGACTGGATTGCCGGCCGGGCCGACCTGTGCATCGCCGCGGTGAACAGTCCGTCGGGGGTGACGCTGGCCGGCACCTGCTCGGCGATCGCCGAATTGCGGGAGACACTGAACAACGCAGGTGTCTTTGTCCGACAGCTCCGGGTGGACGTGCCGTACCACTCGCACCTCCTGGATCCGCTGCTTCCGCAGCTGAGCCGTGAGCTGGCCGGTCTGGAGCCGGAGACGCCGAGTGTCGCGCTGTATTCGACAGTGACCTCCGCCCCGGTGACGGGACCGGACTGGGGGGCCGAGTACTGGTGTGAGAATGTCCGTCGGCCAGTGCGATTCGCCGGCACTCTCGCTGCGATGATCGACGACGGTGCGCGCGTGTTTGTCGAGGTTGGCCCGCACCCGGTGCTGTCGGGCAACATCCGGGAGAGCCTGCTTGGCGCGGGTGTCACCGGAACCGCTGTCGGGACGCTCAAGCGAGACGCCGACGACGCCGTCAGCATTCGCACCGCCCTGGCCGATCTCTACGTCGCGGGTGCCCTGAACACCGAGCATGCCCCCGGTGCCTCCGACGGTCTGCCCGCCCACTGTGCGCTGCCGGTGCACCGGTTCCAGCGGCAGCGGCTGTGGTCGATGGACCAGCCGGTGGTCGACGGCTACCTGGGTACCGGCGACGCCCGGGTGCTGCCGGGAGATCTGATCGATGCGGGTCAGCCGGAATGGCGGACCGAGTTGGCCACCGCTCGACTGCTCTGGTTGCGTGACCATGTCGTCGCCGGCGCGGTGGTGCTGCCGGGAGCGGCCTACCTCGATGCCGCGCTCGCTGCGGCGGTCCACATCACGGGCCGGCCCGCCCCGGCGCTCGACGGTGTCCGGTTCATCGCGCCGCTGGTGGTGGAGGACACCGAGCTCGCCACCATGCGGCTGACCGTGGAGTCATCCAGCGGCCGGTTCACGGTCAGCTCACGAAACGGTTCGGCCACCGGCTGGACCCGGCACGCGTGTGGACGCATCGTGGACGGCCTGCTGCGGCCGACCCTTGGGGTTGCCCAGCTCACCGGCGCGACCGCCGTCACCGCCGACGAGGTGTACTCGCAGCTGGCCGACCGCGGCCTGAGCTACGGCCAGGAGTTCCGGCGAATCGTGGAAGCCCGGGTGAGCGCCACGCAGGTGGTGGCCCGTGTCGATGCCGCCGGAACCGGCGTCGCCGCCTCCAACCATCAGGCTCATCCGGTGGTGCTCGACGCCGCCCTGCAGTGCGTCGCGCTTTTGGTCGATGCCGGCCAGGCCGACGCCGGCGGGGCCGTTGTGCCCGCCGCGATACAGCACGTCCGGCAGTTCGCCGCCATCCCCGATCAGGTCATGGTCGGCGTCACCCGCGTGACGCCACAGCCGGGCGAGGCGGAACTGGTCGCCAATGTTGTGCTGACCGATCCGGAAGGTCACGTGGTCGTCGAGCTGCACCGGGCACAGTTCCGATCGATCAGCCCCGGTGCGCCCGCGCGTGGCGAACTCGAGCGGCTATGGATCGAGCCGGTGTTCGAGCCGCGCGAGGCCCGCGACACCGGTGGCCGAGACCAGACCGCGACCGGCGAGCGGGTGCTGGTGATTGCGGCCGGCCAGGAGTCGGCCGGGTGGGCCCTTCAGTACGCGTCCGCGCGGGGCACCCGGCAGGTACTCGTCGTCCGCGGCGGTGACCCGGAACGTATCTGCACCGATGCCGAAGCCGAACTGCGCCACGTGCTGAGTGCCGACCCGGCCGACACCCGCCCGCTGGTGGTGGCCGTGGTCGCGGTGACGGCACCCGGCGACGGTGCACCGCCGCTCAACACAATGCTGCGGGTCGGCGAGTTGCCGGCAATGCTGGCGGGGGCGGCCCGGGCGATGCAGAACGTGCAGGACGAGGCGATGCGCGACGGCGGGCTCGTACCGATGCACGGTTTGGTGATCACCCGAGGGGCGTTGCCGGTGCCGGGTGACGGGCAGGCGCCGGATCTGGCGGCCTCAGCCCTCGTCGGCGCTCGCCGGGTGCTGCGCAACGAGCAGCCACTGCTGAATTGGCGACTGATCGACCTCGATCACGACACCGCGCTGCCCACCGTGGTCCTGGAGTCTTTGGTCAGCGGTGCCCACGCCGACGATGCGGTGGACGAGGTCGCGCTGCGCCGGGACCGACGGATGGTGATCGTCAACCAGGCCGGCCTTGCCGGTCGACTCGAAGCGCTCGAAGCAGGCCGACCGTTGCACGACCCGGAGGCGAACTTCGAGATTGATGTGCCGCAGTCCGCGCAACTGGCCGATCTGGCGCTGCGGGAGATCCCGCGGCGAGCCCCGGGGCGGGGCGAGATCGAACTGCGCATCGACGGTATCGGGCTCAACTTCAAGGATCCGATGAAGGTGCTCGGCGTCCTCGGTGCCGACGAGCTGGCCGGCACCCACTTCGGGCTGGGTGTGGGAATGGAGGGCATCGGAGTCGTCACTCGGGTCGGTGCCGACGTCGATGAGGTCACCGTCGGCACGTCGATGTTGGTCTCGATCCCGGGGATGGCGAGCCGCTACGTCACCACCGCGGTGGACGCCGGGTCGATGGAACCCGCCGACGGCTTGCCCATGGCGGCCTGCGGCTCAGTGGTGGTGTTGATGACCGCGCACTACGCCCTGCAGCACGCCGCGCACGTTCAGCCCGACAACTGGGTGCTGGTCTCTGCCGGGGCGGGCGGCGTCGGGATGGCCGCGGTGCAGATCGCTGCCAAGGCGGGCGCTCGGGTGATCGCCACCGCATCCACCCCGGAGCGAGCCGAACTGCTGCGATCGCTGGGAGCCAAATACGTCGTCGACTCGCGCGCGCTCTCGGCGATCGACGAGGTACGCGCAATCACCGGCGGGCACGGAGCCGACATCGTGGTGAACTGCGCCCCGGGGGAGACGGTGGCGGCCAACTTGGAGGTGGCCGCCGAGTTCGGCCGGGTGGTCGAGATCGGTAAGACCGAGATCTTCGCCGGCCGGCTTGTCGACCTGGCGGTCTTCAACAAGAACCTCTCGGTGACCTCCATCGATCTGGACCGGATGATGGCGCACCGGAGGGACCTGCTGCGACAGGTACACCGCGAAGTGCTCAGCGCGCTCCGCGTCGGGGACTACGAGCTGCTGCTCACCCGCGTCATGCCGGCGTCACAGGTTGCGGAAGCCTTCGACCAGGTGGCCCGATCCACCCACCTCGGCAGGATCGTGTTGGACTTCACCGAGCCGGCGCCGCCGGTCAAACCGGCGCGGCCGGCCACCAGCATCCGGCCCGACGCGACCTACCTGGTTACCGGTGGTCTCGGGGCCCTCGGCCTGTGCACCGCGAGGTGGCTGGCCGCCAAAGACGCCGGCCGGGTCGTGTTGGCCGGCCGCCGCGGTGTGTCCGGCCCCGACCAGCAGGCCGCCCTGGACGCCCTGCGCGCCACCGGTTGCGACGTACGGGTCGAACAGGTCGACGTCGCAGACATGGCGAGCGTGCGGGGCCTGCTCGACCGGCTCGCCGATGGCCCGCCGCTGCGGGGGGTGTTCCACGCGGCCGGCGTCCTGGCCGACGAACCGCTCGGCGCGCTCAGCCAGCACGGCCTGAACGCCGTACTGCGCCCGAAGGCGCGGGGCGCGTTGATCCTCGATGAAGCCCTGGCCGACATCGAACTCGACCACTTCGTCCTGTACAGCTCGGTCAGCAGCCAGGTGGGTCTGGTGCCGCAACTCAGCTACGCCGCGGCCAGTGCCGTGCTGGACACCTTGGCCCACCACCGTTCCCGCGTCGGACGGCCCGCGCTGTCGGTGAACTGGGGAGCGCTCGCCGGCGGTATGGCCACCTCCAGCGAGTCGATTTCGGCCTCCTTGGCGCTGAACGGGCTGCGCCTGCTGCCGCTGGATGCCGCCACCGAGTATCTGGACGTGGCGATCGGGCTGAATCCGATCCAGGTGAGTGTCGTCGACATCGACTGGGGGGCATGGGGATCGATGCACCCCGCATCGGCACATACCCCAAGGTTCGCCGGCCAGGTGAACGCAGCCCGGGACTCCACTGCCACCAGCGATTCGGTACGCGCCCAGTTTGCCGCGATGCCCGACGAGCAGCGTGTTGCGACGCTCGCCGACGTACTGGCCGACCAGGTGGGCAAGGTGCTCGGCATCCCGGCAGACTCGGTCGACCGGCAGTCGCCGTTGCCCGAACTGGGGCTGGACTCTTTGTCAGCTGTCGAGTTGCGCGCCCGGATCAACGCGACGTTGGAGCTGGCGATCTCGGCGATGGAACTGAGCCGCGGCGGTGGGATCTCCTCGCTGGCTGCCCGCCTCGGCGATTATCTGGCCGTTGCCCGATGAACCGAATTTCGCTGCTACTCAAGATGAAACTGGGCGTCGTCGAAGGGGACGATCGGTGTGTAGTTGCACGCGCGATGCCAGAACTCCATGTCCTTGATCTCTCGGAGAAAGCGCGCGGGCGCACCGCCGTAAAGACCGGAGACCATGCCATCGCGATCCTTTGCCCTCGAGAGAACCGAACCCGCCGCGAGAACCGATCGCTCCGGTAGGTACGAGTCCTTGAGCAGGATGCAACCCGTGCCGGTCATCGCGTTCCGGCCCAAGATAACCCGGCCTGGCTTCGATGTGTTTTCCGCTAGATCGGCCTCGTGACTCTGGATGGTGCTCTTGATACCGCCCACGACTGCATATGGTCGGAGGATGACTTGTCCGGAGCAATCGACATAGTGGCGGTTGGTGATGTAACCGAATTCTCCGACTATGAGCTTGCCCACCAATGGGCTGTATCGCTGATATTCGGGGGCCGCGGTGAATTGATTGAATCTGCCGATCACACTCTGCGGACCCAACTCGATGCTGGAGAGCTGTTTGAAGATGTTGAAGCTCATGATCGCTGCGCCGTCGGCAATCGAGAAGCGCCCGCAATTGAGTACCAGGTTGGGTCCGATGGCGACATCGCGTCCGATGTGGTTACCCAGCGATCTTAGGATCCGTAGTTTGAAGTCACTGCTCGGTAAGAGCCAGGCGATCAATGAGAGCCATTTGTTGGGCCGACTTTCGGGCACGGCGCCTCCAATTTTCCGAGTTTCGTCAGGGTGACCAGCGGTGGGGTGCGAGTCGTGGAGGCCGCGCGGCAACATGTTATATCCCGCGGAAGTTGACGACGCCGAGGATGGCACCCGGACCCACCGCATTCGCCGATGTGTCGATAACGCCGTTGGACATCACCACAACTGCGACAGCACCCGGCAACGAAGCGGTACCCGGCGAACCCCGACGCAGAGCCGTCACCACGACCTCCCCCGAAGACTTCGGCTTGATGATGTAATTTCAACCCTTCGTTGTAAGCAGATTTGGCGAATGGTTTCCTGAGAAAGCGCCCGTCGGGCCGCGTGGCGCCAGAAGGGGCGGCGATCGTGGAATCCCGATCGCTCGCAATCGCTCTCGCGCTACTCCGCGCGCAGCTTTTCATCGTCGAACGGGACTACCGGCGTATTGGTCTCTGCGCGATCCCACCATTGGAGTCCCTCGATCTCTCGAATGAAATGTGCGGGCGCGCCGCCGTAAAGACCGCAGGCCGGCATCTCGTGCCCGGGCTTCGCCTTGGTGAGCACCGAACCGGCCGCCAGCACCGACCGTTCGGGTAGGTACGAGTCCATGAGCAGGACGCTGGCGGTGAAAGCCCCTGACGATCGGCCCAAGACGACGCGGCCGGGTTTGGACGTGTTGTCGATGAGATCGATGGAGTGGCTCTGGATGATGCACTTGACCCCGCCTATGGCCGAGAACGGCCGGAAGATGACCTGCCCGGAACAATCGACATAGTGGTGGTTGGTGATAATGCACGATTCGCCGAGCGAAAGCGTGCCCACAACTGGGCTGTACCGTTGATACTCCGGTGCCGCGGTGAGTTGATTGAATCTGCCGATGACGCTCCGCGGTCCCAGTTCGACGCTGGAGAGCTGTTTGAAGATATTGAAGTTCATGATCGCCGCACCGTCGCCGATCGAGAAGTTTCCGCAATTGAGTACAAGATTGGGGCCGAGGAAGACATCGTGTCCGATATGGTTGCCCAACGACCGCAAAGCCCACAGTTTGAAGCTGCCACTCGGTAAGAGCCAGGCGAATAACGAAAGCCACTTGTTGGGTCGATGAGCTGACATGACCCCTCCTACACCGATTTACTGTGACGTCAGTTTTGAGCGCCTGTGGTGGTGATAGCGTCGCGCCGACTCAGCGAAAAATGTGTGCGTGACCTATTCGGTGTCTGCTGCTTAGAATACGCGCATACGGCGTGACCGCCACCCCGTTAGTCGGGTCTTGGCAGGCCTCGCCGATCGGATTGACGTTAATCGGCTGCATAGCCGAGGCGATCGGAAAGGCGGCGCTGCATGAGGCGCTCGGCGAAGCTGATTGCGATCCTGCGAGTGGCGGCTTATCGAGCCGCGCTGTTGCGGCATGGGGTGGCGGCGGCCGTTGAACATGCAGTGGTGCTGGGTGCGCTGAAGCCGCGCACGGTGGTCGATGTCGGTGCCAATCGCGGTCAGTTCTCGCTCTTCGCCCTGCACACCTTTCCGGCCGCGACAATCGTCGCGCTGGAGCCACTTGCGCTGCCGGCCGCCCGCTTTCGCCGGGTCTTTGCCCGGCAACAGCGGGTCACGCTGCACCATGCCGCCCTGGCGCCGGGCAGCGGACAGTGCACCATGCACGTGTCGGGCCACGACGATTCGTCCTCTCTGCTACCCATCACCGCCACGCAGGGCCGGCTTTTCCGGGGCACCGGCGAGGTGGGCACCGAGACGGTCCGGACCGGCCCGCTGCGTGAGTTCGTCGACGGCAGCTCCATCGAGGAACCGGCGTTACTGAAGCTCGACGTCCAGGGCTATGAGCTGGAGGCGTTGCGCGCGTGCGGAGAGCTGCTCGAGAAGTTCGAGTACATCTGTGCGGAGGGCTCATTCGTGGAGTTGTACGAAGGTCAGGTGCTGGCCGACGACCTGGTCGACTGGCTGGGCGAGCGCGGCTATCAGCTGGTCCGAAGCTATGGCTCTGTCCATGACAAGGGTGGCCGAACCATCCAGGCCGACATGTTGTTCATGCGACGGCAGGACGGGCATCGTGGTGCACCCCAGTGATGTGGGTTCCCCACCGGGGCCGTATTTTGCTGCTGCGTAACAGCTTCGCCAAACGCGTGACCTCCGTTGTGCCCGGTCTTATGCTGATCCGGTGGCGACAACCGAGGAACTGTTGCAGCGCTTCTACCCGGAGTGCAAGGTCAGCGGTTTCAGCCACGTCGACGGCACGGTCGTATTTTTCACGCAGGTCGCTGCGTTGCTTCGGCCCACGGATCACGTACTCGACTTCGGTGCTGGGCGCGGCGAGCCGATCCTGGATGATGAGGTGCCCTACCGGCGTGACCTGAGCAACCTGAGGGGAAGGTGCGCGCAACTGTACGGGTGCGACGTCGACGAGGTCGTCCTCGACAACCCGTACCTGGACCACGCCGGGGTAATACAGCCAGAGGCCGAGTTGCCCTACGCCGACGACCAGTTCGATCTGATCGTGGCCCGGCACGTGTTCGAGCACATCGCCGATGCGGACCTCGTCGCACGGGAGTTGTTGCGGATCGTCAAGCCGGGAGGCTGGATCACCGCTGTCACACCGAACAAGTTGGGATACATCGCCTTGGGGGCGCGCCTGGTGCCCAACCGGTTCCACGTACGCGCCCTGAGAAGGGTGCAACCCGAGCGAAAATCGCAGGATGTCTTTCCCACGCGCTATCGGATGAACACGCGGCGGGCACTGCGGAAGGCGTTCGGCGGGGGCGCGGAGATTTTCACCGCCGGTTGGGCCTCCGAACCCGGCTACCATTTCGGGAACCCTTACCTGTACCGCCTGTTCAAGTGGGCGCATAAATTTTTACCGGCAGCGCTACAGCCGACACTTCTCATTTACATCAGAAAATGCTGAGTCGTTAGATTTATTAACTGATATCTGCGATCATCGGGGCCGGCTCTCCGCCCAGATTTCAGTGAATCCAATCCGTGAATCCGTCAGGCCGTGCTTTAACGATATTTCGAATGTCGCGAACGGTCCTGCCCAGTCGGCGATGCGGTGATCCCTGACTATCTCCTGCCGGCCGTCTGGTAG
It encodes:
- a CDS encoding FkbM family methyltransferase produces the protein MRRSAKLIAILRVAAYRAALLRHGVAAAVEHAVVLGALKPRTVVDVGANRGQFSLFALHTFPAATIVALEPLALPAARFRRVFARQQRVTLHHAALAPGSGQCTMHVSGHDDSSSLLPITATQGRLFRGTGEVGTETVRTGPLREFVDGSSIEEPALLKLDVQGYELEALRACGELLEKFEYICAEGSFVELYEGQVLADDLVDWLGERGYQLVRSYGSVHDKGGRTIQADMLFMRRQDGHRGAPQ
- a CDS encoding class I SAM-dependent methyltransferase — encoded protein: MATTEELLQRFYPECKVSGFSHVDGTVVFFTQVAALLRPTDHVLDFGAGRGEPILDDEVPYRRDLSNLRGRCAQLYGCDVDEVVLDNPYLDHAGVIQPEAELPYADDQFDLIVARHVFEHIADADLVARELLRIVKPGGWITAVTPNKLGYIALGARLVPNRFHVRALRRVQPERKSQDVFPTRYRMNTRRALRKAFGGGAEIFTAGWASEPGYHFGNPYLYRLFKWAHKFLPAALQPTLLIYIRKC